The Salmo trutta chromosome 27, fSalTru1.1, whole genome shotgun sequence genome includes the window agcagtagttatagaataggccttgactagaatacaatatatacatatgaagtaggtaaaacagtatgtaaacattatttagtttgaccagtgttccatgactatgtacatagggcagcagcttTTACGGTGCATGGTAgtgtaaccgggtggtagccgtcTAGTGACAGAAGTTCAGGGCAGGGGCCAACTAGTGGGGactttaacagtctaatggccttgagagagagagaagctgtttttcagtgtctcggttccagctttgctGCATGtatactgatctcgccttctggattgtagcagggtgaacaggttgTGGCTCGGGTGGGTGAGGTccttgatcttcttggccttcctgtgacagcgggtgctgtagatgtcctggagggcaggcagtgtgcccctggtggcgcgttgggcagaccgcaccaccctgtGGTTGCAGACGGTgttttgttgagggagaggttattttcatggcaccactctgccagggccttCACAGTCGTTGTTGGTAATAAGGCCTAccattgtgttgtctgcaaacttgatgacgtgcgtggccacgcagtcatgggtgtacaggagggggtggagtacgcacccttgtggggcccctgtgttgaggatcagcgtagtggtgctgttgcctaccttcaccacctgaggggcagcccatcaggaaatccaggacccagttgcacagggcagagTTCATATCCAGGACCCCGAGCCATGCAATGCTTGCGCTCCATATGTTTTGTTTACCCCTAAATTCTTTGATAGGCAGGAGATTGGAGTTAAGTGACCTTCAGAATTTCCTGTGTGTGAATAGTAGCGTCCATGTATGTTTTGCTTATGCAACCAGGTCTGATGTACATTGTGCTTCATTCCCCACTATTCTATTCAGTGAGAGAGAATCAAGTTAACTCTCAAGCTGGCATGTCTCGGCAAGAGGAGAATAAAGTGAGGACCTGCCTGGCTCCTCGACCCAGAGAAACGACTACCTTGAAGGTCGAGGAGGATCCTAAATCGCACCCCAACCCAGGGCTTGTGCCACATGTCCCCGTGCCCAAATCTAATGGGGGGGCTAGTCGAAAAGTGAGAAAGTAAGTAATGCTGACACGTCAATAAAATGTTTAAATGGAGCACAGCATTTGTTGGTCAGGCCAGCACTTCATGACCAGATCATCTGACCATTGGCGCATACGCTTGTTTCAGAATGGAATAATGTATTCTCTTTTCATCCAGAGCACAAGGCAGCACTGCCCAAAACAGGAAGGTCACAGATTATTATCCGATTAGACGGAGTTCCAGAAAAAGCAAAGCTGAATTGAAGGTCAGTATATAATGCCGAAGTGAGTTGTGCTTCAGGATCAACCATACTACCAAAAAAATTATTGCTCAGAATTGAATAATGTGTAGTGGATGGATGCCTCTTGAACGCTGAACTTCCTACAATGATTTTAATCAGATCAGAACAGGACATGCATTCATCTAGTGTGGTGGTTTTTAGTAATTTTTTGTTGTAATTCTCAGGTCAAGATTTAAGCAAATGCTCTCAATTCTAGTAGTAGCAGCTTGAACTAGTTAATGTTGAAGAACCTGGTCATGAATAAGTAGCCTAGGCTACATCTAATAGCTGTATTACATAAACTCAGACCTGGCTGATCAGGGATTGTCTTCTGTGGAATTCATAATTGTTGGACAGGTTTAAATGTTTTTTCTTATCGTAAACCCTCCAATTCAAAATTGGGAGAGCGTCGTTTAGAACGCCTGAAGCTTAGAGTACTTGTGTGTTCACGCAACATTGATCCTTCCTTTACAATCAAAGCATAGTATGCctgtaaatgtaacctttatttaactaggcaagtcagttatgaacaaattcttatttacaatcactggctaaacctggacgatgctgggccattgtgtgccgctctatgggactcccaatcacggccggatgcgatacagcctagattcgaaccagggactgtagtgacgcccctTGCACTGAGATAGTGTCTtgaaccgctgcgccactcgggagcaacaCAATGCACTGCTTTTTAAATGGACAAATCTTTCTTTAGGGTCTTACAGAATCATGAATTTAATTATCTGTTTTGTTTGACAACCTTAATATTTATTTAGTCACTATAATTACTCATTAAAAACCGCTCTGCCAACAGAACGAAGAACACCGACAGCTTGATGACCTGATAAAACATGGAGTTGAAGAAGGACTGCAGGTTGGTTTTGAAATGCGTCATATTTTACTGATCCAGATCATCTGAACCTGGAATTTGATTTTTACCTACTTAAACCCCAATAGGTAAAAAATATAGAGGGGAAGGGAAGAGGAGTGTTTGCTGTCAGATGTTTCAAGAAGGGTCAGTTTGTAATTGAGTATCATGGCGACTTGTTGCATCTGACTGATGCGAAGAAGAAAGAGGCTCTGTATGCCCAAGAACCTGGGACTGGCTGCTACATGTACTATTTTCACTATCTCAGTGAACCCTACTGGTAAGGTTCTACACAAACTTAATTTTCAGTTTATATTAAGTAACCCTGACATGCAtggagtataccaaacattaaacaccttcctaatattgagttgcactcccacacacacacacacggtgtgcctggcacctaccctaccccattcaaaggcccttaaatcttgtcttgcccattcaccctccaaATGGCACTCGTACACAATTATGTCTcttggcttaaaaatccttcttcaaccgGTCTCCTCCCCGTCTACACAGAgggttatttaatttttttac containing:
- the kmt5ab gene encoding N-lysine methyltransferase KMT5A; amino-acid sequence: MAKGKKKMLTTYKGPEGTLKPKQVEKESKENKPELNGDAGNGQTTLPSFLSPSKPKSPLCNNSSSLSQEENVPEKLTLQTEKSKQGKVRENQVNSQAGMSRQEENKVRTCLAPRPRETTTLKVEEDPKSHPNPGLVPHVPVPKSNGGASRKVRKAQGSTAQNRKVTDYYPIRRSSRKSKAELKNEEHRQLDDLIKHGVEEGLQVKNIEGKGRGVFAVRCFKKGQFVIEYHGDLLHLTDAKKKEALYAQEPGTGCYMYYFHYLSEPYCVDATKESTRLGRLLNHSKNGNCQTKLHDMDGIPHLILVASRDIKAGEELVYDYGDRSKESICAHPWLKY